The following DNA comes from Sinorhizobium mexicanum.
CGCCCGCCACTGGAGCACGGCGGACCGGGAGGCCCACGAAAAGATGGGCTTTCATGAGGGCTGGGGCCAATGCGCCGACCAACTCGCCGCGCTTGTCGCAAAGCTCTGACACAAGCGGCGGTGGCCTACAGCGCCGTGCGTCTTTCAGACGCATAAAGGTCGCTGTAGAACTTTGAATTTACTGCATGTTTTGTCCTTGAATCGGCTCCGATTCAAGGAAACATGCCGCCGCCTTCCGCCCCGACATTGATCAAGGAGGTGAACCATGTCCGACATCGAGAAGAGAACCGACTCCATCGCGCAGATACGCGCAGTGATCGACGATTGGGTTGGGGCGATGCGCGAGAAGGATGCCCCTCGCGTGCTTGCCCACGGCACGGAAAATTGTCTCGTCTATTCACTGGCGCCGCCTCTCAAGGAGACAGCGGCGGGTGCTGAGGGCCTCGAGCAGTGGTTCTCGACCTGGAAGGGCTCGCTGGGCTATAGGCTTCAGGAGCTGGAAATCGCCGCAGACGGCGACGTCGCCTTCGCGACGGCGCTCACCCATCTCTCCGGCGAAAAGCTCGACGGCGAAAAGCCGGCGCTCTGGTTCCGCCAGACGCTGGGTTTGAGGCACACGGAGGAGGGGTGGAAGATCGCCCATCAGCACGAATCCGTGCCCTTCTACATGGACGGCAGCTTCAAGGCGGCGATCGATCTCGATCCAAGGTCAGAGATCGATTGGCAGGCGGCCTCGCGCCCGCCGATGGCCGGCGTCATCGCTTATCTCAACGTCCGGGATGCGAATGCCACGGCGGAATTCTACAGCCTTGCCTTCGGCGCCAAGGAAGTGGAGCGCAGATATGCCGAGGACGGCAAACGCCTCATCCACTGTCACCTGACGATCAATGGCGGTGCGCTGATGTTGAACGATCCGTTCCCGGAATTTGGTTACGCTTGGAAGCCGCAGGAGGGCGTCGTTCTGCATCTCGTCGTCGATGACGCGGATCTCTGGTGGAAGCGCGCCGTCGCCGCGGGTGCGGAGGTGACGATGCCGTTGGAAGTCGCCTTCTGGGGCGATTATTACGGGCAGCTTCGCGATCCCTTCGGCATCAGTTGGGCCATCGTCGCGCCGGTGAAAAAGGATTGAACTTACCGGGCTTGATGATTCCGGCCGACCAGTAGGCAACGTGCGAGACAGGGATCACCTTGTCCCGCACGAAACAAACTTGCAAAGCGAGCGCCGCAAGAGAGCGCAATTTTCGCCACTTATACACTACTCTCGCGGGCAACTTTACGATCCCTGCCGTGCGAGGCAATATGATCCTTTATTACCAAACCCATTCGCCCTTTGCCCGCAAGGCACTCGTTTTCGCCCACGAAGCCGGGCTTGCGAGCTGCCTTGAGGTCGTTCATCACGAAACGAGCCCGACACAACGTAACGAGCGGGTCTATGCCGAAAACCCACTTGGGAAGGTTCCTGTTTTGCTTCGCGCGGACGGGCCGGCAATCTTCGATTCCGATGTGATATGCGCCTACCTCGACACGCTTCACGACGGCAGGAAACTCATTCCTGAAAGCGGCGACGCGCGCTGGCACGCCTTGGTTCTGCAATCCGTCGCGCAAGGGCTGGCGCAAACGGGCATCAATCTCCGTTGGGAGACCGCGCGACGGCCGGAACGGCTGCGCTACGCTCCACTTCGCGACGGTTTCATCGAAAAAATCGAAGCCACCTATGACTGGCTGGAGGTCACGCTGGACCTGACGGCGCCGCTTCATGTTGGCCATATCGCTCTCGCGACGACCCTCTCCTGGATAGAGTTCCGCGACTTGCCGTCGTTTCGCGCTCGACCGACGCTAACGCGATGGTTCAATGAATTCGACCAAAGGCCTTCGATGCTGGCGACGCCGCTCTTCGGCGAGACACATGATTGACCTGTTGCATCCCGTCTCGTGTCAGCAGGCGAGGTCTGCCACGACCGCATCCAGGATCAGCATGCCGGCCGGCGTGCAGCGCAGCCGTGAATTGCCGAGCCGCTCGATGAAGCCGTGATCGATCAGGAACTGTTCGCGGTCCGGATCGGGGTCGCGGCCGGAAAGGCTTTGCCAGCGGGCCAGATCGACACCTTCCTTGAGCCGAAGACCCATCAGCAGGAGTTCGTCGGCCTGGGCTTCAGCGTCCAGCAGTTCGCGCTCGATCATGCCATGGCCATGTTCTTCGACGAGGCGCAACCATTCTTCGGGCTTGCGTTCCGTCGCTGTCGCCACTTTGGCGCCGCCGATCGTCAGCCGCCCATGGGCGCCGGGGCCGATGCCTGCATAGTCGCCATAGCGCCAATAGGTGAGATTGTGCCGGCTTTCCGCACCCGGCCGCGCATGATTGGACACTTCATAGGCCGGCATGCCGATCGCCGCGGTGATCTCCTGCGTCGCCTCATAGAGCGTCGCCGACTGTTCGCCATCCGGGACGACGAGCTTGCCGGCCTTGTGCAGCCCGTAGAAGGGCGTGCCTTCCTCGATCGTCAGTTGATAGAGCGAGAGATGGTCGACCGCATAGGAGACCGCCTCCTTCAGTTCTCGCTCCCAGTCCTCGACGGTCTGGTTCGGGCGGGCATAGATCAGGTCGAACGACATGCGCGGAAAAATTTCCCGCGCCAGCCGGACGGCCTTCAGCGCGTCCTCGACATTGTGCAGACGCCCCAGGAATTTCAGGTCGCGATCGTTCAGCGCCTGGACGCCGAGCGAGACGCGGTTGACGCCGGCGGCGCGGTAACCGCGGAAGCGCGTCGCCTCGACGCTCGACGGGTTGGCCTCCATGGTGATCTCGATGCCGTCAGGCACGTGCCAGTGAGCGGCGATGCCGTTAAGGATCGCATCGACGGTCGCCGGATCCATCAGCGAAGGCGTGCCGCCGCCCATGAAAATGCTGGTGACCGTCCGCGGACCGGAGAGTTCGCGGGCTTCCGCCATTTCCCGCAGGAAGGCCGTGACGAAGCGCGGCTGGTCGACAGGCTGATGGCGGACATGGCTGTTGAAATCGCAATAGGGGCACTTCGCCGCGCAAAACGGCCAGTGCACATAGACCCCGAAGCCGGGGTCCATGCCGTCACCGATCACCGAGAACGCGGTCACATGCATCGTCTTTATCTTTCAGGCGCCGAGGCAGGTTTCGGCGAACAGCTTGAAGGCGCGGGCGCGGTGCGAAAGGGCTTGGCTGTCGCCCGGCTTCCAGCCGTGCTTCTCTTCCGCGGTCATCTCGCCAAAGGTGGTGTCGTAGCCTTTCGGTTGAAAGACGGGGTCATAGCCGAAACCGCTCGTTCCGCGCGGCGGCCAGACGACCTGGCCTTCGACCTCGCCGCGGAAGAGCTCGACATGGCCATCCGGCCACGCGAGGCAGAGCACGGAGACGAAGCGTGCGGTTCGGCTCTCGGGCGTCATCGCGCCCTTCTCGTTGAGCGCCCTTTCCACCTTTTCCATCGCCATGGCAAAGTCGCGGCTACCGTCTTCGCGCTCGGCCCAGTTGGCCGTGTAGACGCCCGGCGCGCCATCGAGGGCATCGATCGCGAGACCGGAATCGTCCGAAAGCGCCGGCAGACCGGAGGCCCTTGCGGAGGCGAGCGCCTTGATTGTCGCGTTTGCCTCGAACGTCGTGCCGGTTTCCTCCGGCTCGACGAAATTGAGATCGGCGGCCGATTTCGCCTCGAAGCCGAGCGGACCGATCAGGTCGCGGATTTCGCGGATCTTGCCGGCATTGTGGCTCGCGACGACGAGCGCCTTGTCATCCAGTTTGCGCATTCTTTCTGTTCCATTCCGGCGGCTGCAGCCGCATTCAATCAATCGCCCAAAGGCCCGGCTCCGCGCATTCCAGGCTGTTGCCGGCCGGATCGCGGAAGTAGAAGGAGCGGGCACCGTTGGGCCAGCGGATATCCGCTTCGATCGCAACCCCGGCGGCTTCGAGCTTCTCCTTCCACGCGTCGAGCGCCTGTGCTGCGACCCGGAAGCACATGTGTCCCTTGCCCGTCGTCCCGTGCGGCGGCACCGGGAGCCCTCCCGCCGCAGGCGGCTTGACCGTCTCGGCGGGATTGAAGATCAGGAGTATGCCTGCGCCGCAGCGGAAGAACACGTGCCGATTGCCGGCGCGGGTGACCCGCTGCAAGCCGAGCACGGTGCCATAGAAGGCCTCGGCGCGGTCGAGATCCTCCGCGTAGAGCGCAGTTTCGAGAATACCTTCCAGCGCCGGGGTCAAATCTCGTCCTTTCGATCAGCCAGCGATTGCCTGCTTCTGCAGCGCAATGAGCTCGGCGATGCCGTTCTTGGCGAGTGACATCAGGCTTGCGAATTCCTCTTCGCTGAAAGGCTTGCCCTCGGCCGTTCCCTGGATCTCGACGAGGCCACCGCTGCCGGTCATGACGAAATTGGCATCCGTCTCGGCGGCGGAGTCTTCGAGATAGTCGAGGTCGATCACCGCCTGGTTGGCGAAGATGCCGCAGGAAATGGCAGCGACGTGGTCCTTGAGCACCCGCTCGACCTTGACCATGTTGCGCGCCTCCATCCACTTCAGACAGTCGTGGAGCGCGATCCAGGCCCCGGTAATCGAGGCCGTGCGCGTGCCGCCATCCGCCTGGATGACATCGCAATCGACCGAAATCTGGCGTTCGCCGAGCGCCGGCAGATCGACGACGGCTCTCAGCGACCGTCCGATCAGCCGCTGGATCTCCTGCGTGCGGCCGCTCTGCTTTCCGCTTG
Coding sequences within:
- a CDS encoding nuclear transport factor 2 family protein → MSDIEKRTDSIAQIRAVIDDWVGAMREKDAPRVLAHGTENCLVYSLAPPLKETAAGAEGLEQWFSTWKGSLGYRLQELEIAADGDVAFATALTHLSGEKLDGEKPALWFRQTLGLRHTEEGWKIAHQHESVPFYMDGSFKAAIDLDPRSEIDWQAASRPPMAGVIAYLNVRDANATAEFYSLAFGAKEVERRYAEDGKRLIHCHLTINGGALMLNDPFPEFGYAWKPQEGVVLHLVVDDADLWWKRAVAAGAEVTMPLEVAFWGDYYGQLRDPFGISWAIVAPVKKD
- a CDS encoding glutathione S-transferase, translated to MILYYQTHSPFARKALVFAHEAGLASCLEVVHHETSPTQRNERVYAENPLGKVPVLLRADGPAIFDSDVICAYLDTLHDGRKLIPESGDARWHALVLQSVAQGLAQTGINLRWETARRPERLRYAPLRDGFIEKIEATYDWLEVTLDLTAPLHVGHIALATTLSWIEFRDLPSFRARPTLTRWFNEFDQRPSMLATPLFGETHD
- the hemW gene encoding radical SAM family heme chaperone HemW, producing the protein MHVTAFSVIGDGMDPGFGVYVHWPFCAAKCPYCDFNSHVRHQPVDQPRFVTAFLREMAEARELSGPRTVTSIFMGGGTPSLMDPATVDAILNGIAAHWHVPDGIEITMEANPSSVEATRFRGYRAAGVNRVSLGVQALNDRDLKFLGRLHNVEDALKAVRLAREIFPRMSFDLIYARPNQTVEDWERELKEAVSYAVDHLSLYQLTIEEGTPFYGLHKAGKLVVPDGEQSATLYEATQEITAAIGMPAYEVSNHARPGAESRHNLTYWRYGDYAGIGPGAHGRLTIGGAKVATATERKPEEWLRLVEEHGHGMIERELLDAEAQADELLLMGLRLKEGVDLARWQSLSGRDPDPDREQFLIDHGFIERLGNSRLRCTPAGMLILDAVVADLAC
- the rdgB gene encoding RdgB/HAM1 family non-canonical purine NTP pyrophosphatase is translated as MRKLDDKALVVASHNAGKIREIRDLIGPLGFEAKSAADLNFVEPEETGTTFEANATIKALASARASGLPALSDDSGLAIDALDGAPGVYTANWAEREDGSRDFAMAMEKVERALNEKGAMTPESRTARFVSVLCLAWPDGHVELFRGEVEGQVVWPPRGTSGFGYDPVFQPKGYDTTFGEMTAEEKHGWKPGDSQALSHRARAFKLFAETCLGA
- a CDS encoding VOC family protein — its product is MTPALEGILETALYAEDLDRAEAFYGTVLGLQRVTRAGNRHVFFRCGAGILLIFNPAETVKPPAAGGLPVPPHGTTGKGHMCFRVAAQALDAWKEKLEAAGVAIEADIRWPNGARSFYFRDPAGNSLECAEPGLWAID
- the rph gene encoding ribonuclease PH, which encodes MRPSGRKTDQMRKVSFERNFSKHAEGSCLVRFGDTHVLCTASLEEKVPAWLRNGGKGWVTAEYGMLPRATGERMKREAASGKQSGRTQEIQRLIGRSLRAVVDLPALGERQISVDCDVIQADGGTRTASITGAWIALHDCLKWMEARNMVKVERVLKDHVAAISCGIFANQAVIDLDYLEDSAAETDANFVMTGSGGLVEIQGTAEGKPFSEEEFASLMSLAKNGIAELIALQKQAIAG